In one window of Clavelina lepadiformis chromosome 4, kaClaLepa1.1, whole genome shotgun sequence DNA:
- the LOC143452507 gene encoding uncharacterized protein LOC143452507, translated as MLSAEKVLKLLANKLQINPRDCGVPNEVRLEEGELLSKIQMRLGNVKQKYAVNFEHFKYISEFEVGDYNGCQLLHLFVSLVNDPRILQNGNCVVFSVRRVYRFLLLVYKPNWIEIITMPVEDRTYRYLFHKLFDDSSVILHKYDIEQVQQFRSILPEKFQEFMKQPLADKVSCRYTEAFLGVLINIARRYCDDEHVQSGDRLLNRGIIPVCLKLAVDSTQSGKLEKVMHYRHLNFDGVKEDFVSNFREKHGRQPCSKEIYLNFRAKRVECETAVAIDILSHANMPHDGEGLYNEISVEEMKSELKVFFEI; from the exons ATGCTCAGTGCAGAAAAGGTGCTTAAACTGCTggcaaacaaattgcaaattaaTCCTCGGGATTGTGGTGTCCCTAACGAAGTACGGTTGGAAGAAGGCGAGCTGTTAAGCAAAATTCAAATGCGTTTAGGAAACGTCAAACAGAAATATGCAGTCAACTTCGAACATTTCAAATATATTAGTGAGTTTGAGGTCGGAGATTACAATGGCTGTCAACTTCTCCACTTGTTTGTTTCTCTTGTCAATGATCCAAGAATTCTTCAAAACGGAAATTGTGTTGTATTTTCTGTACGAAGAGTGTACAGATTTTTGTTATTGGTTTATAAGCCAAACTGGAtagaaataataacaatgcCTGTCGAAGACCGTACCTACAGATATCTGTTTCATAAACTCTTTGATGACTCTTCGGTGATTCTTCACAAATACGACATCGAACAAGTGCAACAATTTCGATCAATTTTGCCCGAAAAATTTCAAGAGTTTATGAAACAACCACTTGCTGATAAAGTTTCGTGCAGATATACAGAAGCTTTTTTAGGagttttaattaacattgctcGAAGATACTGTGACGACGAACATGTTCAAAGCGGAGATCGATTGTTAAATCGAGGGATCATTCCGGTTTGTCTTAAATTGGCAGTTGATTCTACACAGTCAGGCAAACTCGAAAAAGTCATGCATTATAGACATTTAAACTTTGATGGTGTGAAGGaggattttgtttcaaacttcCGTGAAAAACATGGAAGGCAACCTTGTTCAAAGGAGATTTATCTCAATTTTCGAGCAAAGAGAGTAGAATGCGAGACGGCGGTGGCGATCGATATACTATCCCA TGCCAACATGCCCCACGACGGAGAAGGTCTTTACAATGAGATAAGCGTTGAAGAAATGAAGTCGGAGCTAAAagtgttttttgaaatttaa
- the LOC143453534 gene encoding deoxynucleoside triphosphate triphosphohydrolase SAMHD1-like isoform X2, translated as MDSSPYFIRAQNGGTVQLNAKCFNDPVHGHIQLHPLLVKVIDTPQFQRLRNIKQLGATYFVYPGASHNRFEHCIGTCHLAGELARHLQAQHPALVDDKDVLCIELAGLCHDLGHGPYSHMFDMKFLPKFEENHKWTVCNLMLYSQHEKGSCMMLDYLIDENNLKAEFESYGLSLTVDLVFIKEMIMGPFDPENKDWKYKGRPLEKSFLYEIVSNDRNKVDVDKWDYFARDCHHLGIKNSFDHKRFMQFLKVLTVQGENAQICARDKECINLYEMFHTRSALHRRAYQHRVCTTIEAMICDAMFLANEHLKILGKDKKVLKISECIYDMVAYEKLTDNIFYQILYSTEEHVDMKNARNILKRILCRDLYKYVGYSKPPKNKSVHLSHYDCIKMQEEIAELDNDLEADDILVNVCTFNYGMKGENPCDQFRFYSKENPDIPYQIRREEISHMLPDTFQDCEIQIFCKYSDKCEVAKKCLQIWCQKREYKPPTTFKVAETSLTPVKRPCTSTENNTDGAKRLFLL; from the exons ATGGATAGTTCCCCTTACTTCATACGGGCTCAGAACGGCGGAACCGTTCAATTAAATGCAAAG TGCTTTAATGATCCAGTCCATGGTCACATACAACTTCATCCTCTGTTGGTGAAGGTAATCGACACACCACAATTCCAAAGGCTCAGGAATATCAAACAACTTGGAGCAACTTATTTTGTTTATCCGGGAGCATCTCATAACAGATTTGAGCATTGTATTGG AACATGCCACCTAGCCGGTGAACTTGCTCGTCACTTACAAGCACAGCATCCTGCATTAGTTGATGATAAAGATGTGCTTTGTATCGAGCTTGCTGGCCTTTGTCACGATCTTG GTCATGGTCCTTATTCCCATATGTTTGATATGAAATTCCTTCCTAAGTTTGAGGAGAATCACAAATGGACTGTATGTAATTTGATGTTGTATTCACAG catGAAAAAGGTTCCTGTATGATGCTTGATTATTTGATTGATGAAAATAACTTGAAAGCAGAATTTGAAAGTTATGGGCTGTCTCTCACTGTTGATCTTGTTTTCATAAAGGAAATGATAATGGGTCCTTTTGATCCAGAAAATAAG GACTGGAAATATAAAGGAAGACCCCTTGAGAAGAGCTTTTTGTATGAA ATTGTCTCAAATGATCGAAACAAAGTTGATGTTGACAAATGGGATTATTTTGCTCGAGATTGTCATCACTTGGGTATAAAGAATAGCTTCGATCATAAGCGCTTTATGCAATTCTTAAAAGTTCTTACAGTGCAAGGAGAGAACGCTCAAATATGTGCTCGTGACAAG GAATGCATTAATCTGTATGAAATGTTCCATACTCGTAGTGCTTTGCACAGAAGAGCATATCAGCATAGGGTGTGTACCACAATTGAGGCCAT GATTTGTGATGCCATGTTCCTTGCCAATGAACATCTCAAAATACTTGGCAAAGATAAGAAAGTTTTGAAGATTTCCGAATGCATCTATGATATGGTTGCTTACGAGAAACTCACAGATAAT ATTTTCTATCAAATATTGTATTCCACGGAAGAACATGTTGATATGAAGAATGCTCGCAACATCCTGAAGCGAATACTTTGTCGTGACCTGTATAAATATGTTGGATATAGCAAGCCTCCCAAAAACAAAAGTGTCCATTTATCG CACTATGACTGCATAAAAATGCAAGAAGAAATCGCAGAGTTGGACAACGATTTAGAAGCAGATGACATTTTAGTGAAT GTGTGCACATTTAACTATGGTATGAAGGGGGAAAACCCTTGTGATCAGTTCCGGTTTTATTCAAAAGAAAATCCTGATATTCCATACCAAATTCGCCGTGAAGAAATTTCTCACATGCTTCCAGATACATTTCAG GATTGTGAGATACAAATTTTCTGTAAATACTCTGACAAGTGTGAAGTAGCAAAGAAGTGCCTtcaaatatggtgccaaaagagGGAATACAAACCACCTACA ACGTTCAAAGTTGCAGAGACTTCTTTGACACCCGTGAAGCGACCCTGTACCAGCACCGAGAACAATACagatggtgcaaaacgtttatttctTCTGTGA
- the LOC143453534 gene encoding deoxynucleoside triphosphate triphosphohydrolase SAMHD1-like isoform X1 yields the protein MDSSPYFIRAQNGGTVQLNAKCFNDPVHGHIQLHPLLVKVIDTPQFQRLRNIKQLGATYFVYPGASHNRFEHCIGTCHLAGELARHLQAQHPALVDDKDVLCIELAGLCHDLGHGPYSHMFDMKFLPKFEENHKWTVCNLMLYSQHEKGSCMMLDYLIDENNLKAEFESYGLSLTVDLVFIKEMIMGPFDPENKDWKYKGRPLEKSFLYEIVSNDRNKVDVDKWDYFARDCHHLGIKNSFDHKRFMQFLKVLTVQGENAQICARDKEAHSLYDMFHVRSTLHRVAYQHRCKVVIEAMICDAMFLANEHLKILGKDKKVLKISECIYDMVAYEKLTDNIFYQILYSTEEHVDMKNARNILKRILCRDLYKYVGYSKPPKNKSVHLSHYDCIKMQEEIAELDNDLEADDILVNVCTFNYGMKGENPCDQFRFYSKENPDIPYQIRREEISHMLPDTFQDCEIQIFCKYSDKCEVAKKCLQIWCQKREYKPPTTFKVAETSLTPVKRPCTSTENNTDGAKRLFLL from the exons ATGGATAGTTCCCCTTACTTCATACGGGCTCAGAACGGCGGAACCGTTCAATTAAATGCAAAG TGCTTTAATGATCCAGTCCATGGTCACATACAACTTCATCCTCTGTTGGTGAAGGTAATCGACACACCACAATTCCAAAGGCTCAGGAATATCAAACAACTTGGAGCAACTTATTTTGTTTATCCGGGAGCATCTCATAACAGATTTGAGCATTGTATTGG AACATGCCACCTAGCCGGTGAACTTGCTCGTCACTTACAAGCACAGCATCCTGCATTAGTTGATGATAAAGATGTGCTTTGTATCGAGCTTGCTGGCCTTTGTCACGATCTTG GTCATGGTCCTTATTCCCATATGTTTGATATGAAATTCCTTCCTAAGTTTGAGGAGAATCACAAATGGACTGTATGTAATTTGATGTTGTATTCACAG catGAAAAAGGTTCCTGTATGATGCTTGATTATTTGATTGATGAAAATAACTTGAAAGCAGAATTTGAAAGTTATGGGCTGTCTCTCACTGTTGATCTTGTTTTCATAAAGGAAATGATAATGGGTCCTTTTGATCCAGAAAATAAG GACTGGAAATATAAAGGAAGACCCCTTGAGAAGAGCTTTTTGTATGAA ATTGTCTCAAATGATCGAAACAAAGTTGATGTTGACAAATGGGATTATTTTGCTCGAGATTGTCATCACTTGGGTATAAAGAATAGCTTCGATCATAAGCGCTTTATGCAATTCTTAAAAGTTCTTACAGTGCAAGGAGAGAACGCTCAAATATGTGCTCGTGACAAG GAAGCGCACAGCCTTTATGATATGTTTCATGTTCGGTCTACTTTACATAGGGTGGCATACCAACATAGGTGCAAGGTTGTCATTGAAGCAAT GATTTGTGATGCCATGTTCCTTGCCAATGAACATCTCAAAATACTTGGCAAAGATAAGAAAGTTTTGAAGATTTCCGAATGCATCTATGATATGGTTGCTTACGAGAAACTCACAGATAAT ATTTTCTATCAAATATTGTATTCCACGGAAGAACATGTTGATATGAAGAATGCTCGCAACATCCTGAAGCGAATACTTTGTCGTGACCTGTATAAATATGTTGGATATAGCAAGCCTCCCAAAAACAAAAGTGTCCATTTATCG CACTATGACTGCATAAAAATGCAAGAAGAAATCGCAGAGTTGGACAACGATTTAGAAGCAGATGACATTTTAGTGAAT GTGTGCACATTTAACTATGGTATGAAGGGGGAAAACCCTTGTGATCAGTTCCGGTTTTATTCAAAAGAAAATCCTGATATTCCATACCAAATTCGCCGTGAAGAAATTTCTCACATGCTTCCAGATACATTTCAG GATTGTGAGATACAAATTTTCTGTAAATACTCTGACAAGTGTGAAGTAGCAAAGAAGTGCCTtcaaatatggtgccaaaagagGGAATACAAACCACCTACA ACGTTCAAAGTTGCAGAGACTTCTTTGACACCCGTGAAGCGACCCTGTACCAGCACCGAGAACAATACagatggtgcaaaacgtttatttctTCTGTGA
- the LOC143453534 gene encoding deoxynucleoside triphosphate triphosphohydrolase SAMHD1-like isoform X3: MDSSPYFIRAQNGGTVQLNAKCFNDPVHGHIQLHPLLVKVIDTPQFQRLRNIKQLGATYFVYPGASHNRFEHCIGTCHLAGELARHLQAQHPALVDDKDVLCIELAGLCHDLGHGPYSHMFDMKFLPKFEENHKWTHEKGSCMMLDYLIDENNLKAEFESYGLSLTVDLVFIKEMIMGPFDPENKDWKYKGRPLEKSFLYEIVSNDRNKVDVDKWDYFARDCHHLGIKNSFDHKRFMQFLKVLTVQGENAQICARDKEAHSLYDMFHVRSTLHRVAYQHRCKVVIEAMICDAMFLANEHLKILGKDKKVLKISECIYDMVAYEKLTDNIFYQILYSTEEHVDMKNARNILKRILCRDLYKYVGYSKPPKNKSVHLSHYDCIKMQEEIAELDNDLEADDILVNVCTFNYGMKGENPCDQFRFYSKENPDIPYQIRREEISHMLPDTFQDCEIQIFCKYSDKCEVAKKCLQIWCQKREYKPPTTFKVAETSLTPVKRPCTSTENNTDGAKRLFLL, encoded by the exons ATGGATAGTTCCCCTTACTTCATACGGGCTCAGAACGGCGGAACCGTTCAATTAAATGCAAAG TGCTTTAATGATCCAGTCCATGGTCACATACAACTTCATCCTCTGTTGGTGAAGGTAATCGACACACCACAATTCCAAAGGCTCAGGAATATCAAACAACTTGGAGCAACTTATTTTGTTTATCCGGGAGCATCTCATAACAGATTTGAGCATTGTATTGG AACATGCCACCTAGCCGGTGAACTTGCTCGTCACTTACAAGCACAGCATCCTGCATTAGTTGATGATAAAGATGTGCTTTGTATCGAGCTTGCTGGCCTTTGTCACGATCTTG GTCATGGTCCTTATTCCCATATGTTTGATATGAAATTCCTTCCTAAGTTTGAGGAGAATCACAAATGGACT catGAAAAAGGTTCCTGTATGATGCTTGATTATTTGATTGATGAAAATAACTTGAAAGCAGAATTTGAAAGTTATGGGCTGTCTCTCACTGTTGATCTTGTTTTCATAAAGGAAATGATAATGGGTCCTTTTGATCCAGAAAATAAG GACTGGAAATATAAAGGAAGACCCCTTGAGAAGAGCTTTTTGTATGAA ATTGTCTCAAATGATCGAAACAAAGTTGATGTTGACAAATGGGATTATTTTGCTCGAGATTGTCATCACTTGGGTATAAAGAATAGCTTCGATCATAAGCGCTTTATGCAATTCTTAAAAGTTCTTACAGTGCAAGGAGAGAACGCTCAAATATGTGCTCGTGACAAG GAAGCGCACAGCCTTTATGATATGTTTCATGTTCGGTCTACTTTACATAGGGTGGCATACCAACATAGGTGCAAGGTTGTCATTGAAGCAAT GATTTGTGATGCCATGTTCCTTGCCAATGAACATCTCAAAATACTTGGCAAAGATAAGAAAGTTTTGAAGATTTCCGAATGCATCTATGATATGGTTGCTTACGAGAAACTCACAGATAAT ATTTTCTATCAAATATTGTATTCCACGGAAGAACATGTTGATATGAAGAATGCTCGCAACATCCTGAAGCGAATACTTTGTCGTGACCTGTATAAATATGTTGGATATAGCAAGCCTCCCAAAAACAAAAGTGTCCATTTATCG CACTATGACTGCATAAAAATGCAAGAAGAAATCGCAGAGTTGGACAACGATTTAGAAGCAGATGACATTTTAGTGAAT GTGTGCACATTTAACTATGGTATGAAGGGGGAAAACCCTTGTGATCAGTTCCGGTTTTATTCAAAAGAAAATCCTGATATTCCATACCAAATTCGCCGTGAAGAAATTTCTCACATGCTTCCAGATACATTTCAG GATTGTGAGATACAAATTTTCTGTAAATACTCTGACAAGTGTGAAGTAGCAAAGAAGTGCCTtcaaatatggtgccaaaagagGGAATACAAACCACCTACA ACGTTCAAAGTTGCAGAGACTTCTTTGACACCCGTGAAGCGACCCTGTACCAGCACCGAGAACAATACagatggtgcaaaacgtttatttctTCTGTGA
- the LOC143453534 gene encoding deoxynucleoside triphosphate triphosphohydrolase SAMHD1-like isoform X4 encodes MDSSPYFIRAQNGGTVQLNAKCFNDPVHGHIQLHPLLVKVIDTPQFQRLRNIKQLGATYFVYPGASHNRFEHCIGTCHLAGELARHLQAQHPALVDDKDVLCIELAGLCHDLGHGPYSHMFDMKFLPKFEENHKWTHEKGSCMMLDYLIDENNLKAEFESYGLSLTVDLVFIKEMIMGPFDPENKDWKYKGRPLEKSFLYEIVSNDRNKVDVDKWDYFARDCHHLGIKNSFDHKRFMQFLKVLTVQGENAQICARDKECINLYEMFHTRSALHRRAYQHRVCTTIEAMICDAMFLANEHLKILGKDKKVLKISECIYDMVAYEKLTDNIFYQILYSTEEHVDMKNARNILKRILCRDLYKYVGYSKPPKNKSVHLSHYDCIKMQEEIAELDNDLEADDILVNVCTFNYGMKGENPCDQFRFYSKENPDIPYQIRREEISHMLPDTFQDCEIQIFCKYSDKCEVAKKCLQIWCQKREYKPPTTFKVAETSLTPVKRPCTSTENNTDGAKRLFLL; translated from the exons ATGGATAGTTCCCCTTACTTCATACGGGCTCAGAACGGCGGAACCGTTCAATTAAATGCAAAG TGCTTTAATGATCCAGTCCATGGTCACATACAACTTCATCCTCTGTTGGTGAAGGTAATCGACACACCACAATTCCAAAGGCTCAGGAATATCAAACAACTTGGAGCAACTTATTTTGTTTATCCGGGAGCATCTCATAACAGATTTGAGCATTGTATTGG AACATGCCACCTAGCCGGTGAACTTGCTCGTCACTTACAAGCACAGCATCCTGCATTAGTTGATGATAAAGATGTGCTTTGTATCGAGCTTGCTGGCCTTTGTCACGATCTTG GTCATGGTCCTTATTCCCATATGTTTGATATGAAATTCCTTCCTAAGTTTGAGGAGAATCACAAATGGACT catGAAAAAGGTTCCTGTATGATGCTTGATTATTTGATTGATGAAAATAACTTGAAAGCAGAATTTGAAAGTTATGGGCTGTCTCTCACTGTTGATCTTGTTTTCATAAAGGAAATGATAATGGGTCCTTTTGATCCAGAAAATAAG GACTGGAAATATAAAGGAAGACCCCTTGAGAAGAGCTTTTTGTATGAA ATTGTCTCAAATGATCGAAACAAAGTTGATGTTGACAAATGGGATTATTTTGCTCGAGATTGTCATCACTTGGGTATAAAGAATAGCTTCGATCATAAGCGCTTTATGCAATTCTTAAAAGTTCTTACAGTGCAAGGAGAGAACGCTCAAATATGTGCTCGTGACAAG GAATGCATTAATCTGTATGAAATGTTCCATACTCGTAGTGCTTTGCACAGAAGAGCATATCAGCATAGGGTGTGTACCACAATTGAGGCCAT GATTTGTGATGCCATGTTCCTTGCCAATGAACATCTCAAAATACTTGGCAAAGATAAGAAAGTTTTGAAGATTTCCGAATGCATCTATGATATGGTTGCTTACGAGAAACTCACAGATAAT ATTTTCTATCAAATATTGTATTCCACGGAAGAACATGTTGATATGAAGAATGCTCGCAACATCCTGAAGCGAATACTTTGTCGTGACCTGTATAAATATGTTGGATATAGCAAGCCTCCCAAAAACAAAAGTGTCCATTTATCG CACTATGACTGCATAAAAATGCAAGAAGAAATCGCAGAGTTGGACAACGATTTAGAAGCAGATGACATTTTAGTGAAT GTGTGCACATTTAACTATGGTATGAAGGGGGAAAACCCTTGTGATCAGTTCCGGTTTTATTCAAAAGAAAATCCTGATATTCCATACCAAATTCGCCGTGAAGAAATTTCTCACATGCTTCCAGATACATTTCAG GATTGTGAGATACAAATTTTCTGTAAATACTCTGACAAGTGTGAAGTAGCAAAGAAGTGCCTtcaaatatggtgccaaaagagGGAATACAAACCACCTACA ACGTTCAAAGTTGCAGAGACTTCTTTGACACCCGTGAAGCGACCCTGTACCAGCACCGAGAACAATACagatggtgcaaaacgtttatttctTCTGTGA
- the LOC143453533 gene encoding uncharacterized protein LOC143453533 isoform X3 — MSGLYVLLFTLVLLCVLEYSHQQVENDGGCSCSCSSADVQTSAHSSGFQQGQPGKRGPLGPPGSPGQQGIQGPPGEGFSGSYGSAFNPGRSCADLRNNGITEDGVYFIKTGSISSVFQVYCDMSTRSTGWTLVGSIHENNVFGKCTQGDKWSSEEGNTNITNEGKAWTDTDIFGNVESATSADYKNAGFFSLASSNVMLWHVPNDTPLSRYKQDATLMYATDNNFLSLTGFTLQSLFKDHYSLTKHSAKGANVIDSLINTATSSAQQITNAITSFHQYTYDGSSSAILDGGDDLFDTGNKMQYAINDNSLSADLVYGHTYADSGVQIKTWPGHPFIALAYFRSTSNVNTFKLRVSSDLGADGTGSVTTYTETLNAGNTVIYRANHVYGAGDPSCAQVFFFMTDHPHSSDSVSTPEWENSDTNNLDDTFMVRLSQTTGPRNIIVGYMLLSKTSGSQITSSEIQTAIQRLMTPLSTVLRAKVIDSLINTANESAQQITNAITSFHQYTYDGSSSAILDGGDDLFDTGNKIQYAINDNSLSADLVYGHTYADSGVQIKTWPGHPFIALAYFRSTSNVNTFKLRVSSNLGADGTGSVTTYTGTLNAGNTVIYRANHVYGASGDPSCAQVFFFMTDHPHSSDSVSTPEWENSDTQNLDDTFMVRLSQTAAPRNIIVGYMLLTKTNDSRITFSEIQTAIQRLMTPLSTVLRVADVESCSSENETLSVPVNFLRGEIAEVIEAIPNAFRSSFQPGFIHFRPFDTNGIPRAMCPGVRSDGCSPYEACVGGINTYKYNQEFQCGDFVRHNLSAILVFYGP; from the exons ACTTCAGCACATAGTTCCGGCTTTCAACAAGGACAGCCTGGTAAACGGGGTCCTCTG GGGCCACCTGGTTCTCCTGGCCAACAGGGTATTCAGGGCCCGCCTGGTGAAG GTTTTTCTGGATCGTATGGATCTGCTTTTAATCCAGGAAGGTCATGTGCTGATCTTCGTAACAATGGAATCACAGAGGATggtgtttatttcattaaaacagGTTCCATTTCATCAGTTTTTCAG GTATATTGCGACATGTCTACTAGATCGACAGGTTGGACATTAGTTGGGAGCATTCatgaaaacaatgtttttggcAAATGTACACAAGGTGATAAATGGTCAAGTGAAGAAGGAAATACAAATATTACAAATGAGG GCAAAGCATGGACAGACACTGACATATTTGGGAATGTAGAGTCAGCAACAAGTGCAGATTACAAAAATGCAGGATTTTTCTCACTTGCT TCATCGAATGTTATGCTTTGGCATGTTCCCAATGATACTCCACTTTCTCGATACAAACAAGATGCAACGCTGATGTATGCAACTGACAACAACTTCCTCTCATTGACGGGATTCACTCTTCAATCCCTATTTAAAGATCATTACTCACTTACAAAGCATTCAG CAAAGGGTGCTAATGTAATAGATTCTTTAATCAACACTGCAACTTCAAGTGCCCAACAGATAACTAATGCAATTACCAGCTTCCATCAGTACACATATGATGGTTCATCTTCTGCCATTTTAGACGGTGGAGACGATCTTTTTGATACAGGAAACAAG ATGCAATATGCCATAAACGATAACTCTTTATCGGCTGATCTTGTGTATGGTCATACGTATGCTGACTCTGGTGTTCAAATCAAGACATGGCCTGGTCATCCTTTTATTGCCCTGGCTTATTTTCGAAGCACCAGCAACGTGAACACATTTAAACTCAGG GTCTCAAGCGACTTAGGTGCTGACGGCACTGGAAGCGTGACCACATATACAGAAACTTTGAATGCGGGGAATACTGTAATTTACAGAGCAAATCATGTTTATGGTGCTGGTGACCCCAGCTGTGCACAAGTGTTCTTTTTCATGACTGATCATCCT CACTCTTCTGATAGTGTGTCAACTCCAGAATGGGAAAACAGTGATACTAACAATCTAGATGACACTTTTATGGTCCGTCTTTCACAAACTACTGGACCTCGAAATATAATTGTAGG GTATATGCTACTTTCGAAGACCAGTGGCTCTCAAATAACCTCCAGTGAAATTCAAACTGCAATACAAAGGCTAATGACGCCATTGTCAACAGTACTAAGAG CAAAGGTAATAGATTCTTTAATAAACACTGCAAATGAAAGTGCCCAACAGATAACTAATGCAATTACTAGCTTCCATCAGTACACATATGATGGTTCATCTTCTGCCATTTTAGATGGTGGAGACGATCTTTTTGATACAGGAAACAAG ATACAATATGCCATAAACGATAACTCTTTATCGGCTGATCTTGTGTATGGTCATACGTATGCTGACTCTGGTGTTCAAATCAAGACATGGCCTGGTCATCCTTTTATTGCCCTGGCTTATTTTCGAAGCACCAGCAACGTGAACACATTTAAACTCAGG GTCTCAAGCAACTTAGGTGCTGACGGCACTGGAAGCGTGACCACATATACAGGAACTTTGAATGCGGGGAATACTGTAATTTACAGAGCAAACCATGTTTATGGTGCTAGTGGTGACCCCAGCTGTGCACAAGTGTTCTTTTTCATGACTGATCATCCT CACTCTTCTGATAGTGTGTCAACTCCAGAATGGGAAAACAGTGATACTCAGAATCTAGATGACACTTTTATGGTCCGTCTTTCACAAACTGCTGCACCTCGAAATATAATTGTGGG GTATATGCTACTTACGAAGACCAATGACTCTCGTATAACTTTCAGTGAAATTCAAACTGCAATACAAAGGCTAATGACACCATTGTCAACAGTACTAAGAG TTGCTGACGTCGAATCATGTAGCAGCGAGAATGAAACATTATCCGTTCCTGTAAATTTCTTGAGAGGCGAAATAGCGGAGGTTATTGAAGCTATACCGAATGCCTTTAGAAGTTCATTTCAACcaggatttatccattttcgACCGTTTGATACGAATGGCATTCCAAGAGCTATGTGCCCTGGAGTTAG atCTGATGGTTGTTCCCCGTATGAGGCTTGTGTTGGCGGGATCAACACTTACAAGTACAATCAGGAATTTCAGTGCGGAGACTTTGTGCGTCATAACCTTTCAGCTATTCTTGTATTTTATGGCCCATAG